From Syngnathus typhle isolate RoL2023-S1 ecotype Sweden linkage group LG5, RoL_Styp_1.0, whole genome shotgun sequence:
GGCCCAAGCAATGCGTTGGGCTGCGATGGTAACATCGCAATGTTGGTCTACGTAACATGGGTTCTTCCCACCCAGAACGAGGGTGACAGGTGTCAAACACTGTGCTGCAGCTTGAGAAATTCGAATTCCTTCCTCTCTGGTTCCTGGATTTTAACATACATTGATTAAATACTGTATGCCATTGATTATTTCAAGATGGGTTGTATTGCATCACTGCAATTGTCTTACCAGAAAAAAAGATATGATCAAATTTAAGTTCCACAATGTCGGCCAAGTCATTGGTGCCTACAAGAATTACATGGAAGCATTCCTGttgtacacaaaaaaaaccaacaatttAAAACAAAGTTAACAACAATAAATATGAGACTAAAACAGCACTCACATTGTCCAAGTAGGAGGGGATGAGACGATGGAGAAGCGCTGCTGTGTGAGCCGTGCACACCGAAGGACTGATGATAGCACAGTTGCctgaacaaaataaatcaaatcatgcgtgtttgtaaaataaaatagactaGAATGTGTAGAGTGTGGGGGTACCTGCCGCAATGGATCCCACCAGTGGCACCAGGCACATTTGGACTGGACTGCACCAGGTCCCCATGATAAACACAACCCCCAGGGGCTCGTTTACCACAAGACACTCATCCAGACTGGTGGACTGAGCCAAGCAGACACGTCGAAAGAGGGTTATTAAAACTGGAACTTACGAGGCAATCAGTCCATCAGTTGAGACATCATAAAGGCTAAAGAAACTTAGCGTCGCCTAATTACAAAAAACTGCTCTCAATGGCCTTTTAACTTTTATATTAAAAACAATGATAATTTGGGATTTCTTTCCCATAGATGCTCACTATAAGGAAAAACTTAAGAGCAGAAAACGGAGATTCCTCGTCACCAAAATTAACATGGAAATTTGGACTTGGGCCTACATCTGAAATTGTTAACTATGTCCATGTTAGTGACCATGAAATCCAAAATACTTCAGCAATCCTTACAATGTTTGTAACCGTTTAAGTTGGCCTAAGTATGTTcacataaattatatatatttttcatatgaattaaatattgatCGTTTTCTCACATGAAGTGATATTAAGCTTTTTATGAACAGAAAAACACTTTccataaaatcaaaaaaattcatttgaatatttttagaggTTGAAGTGGGCATAATTAGGCAACTAACATTTATCTTATACGATTGTCCTGTTGAGTTCACATGTGGACTAAGACGAAAACACAGTTTAAGCCTTCAACAGTGCAAGGCAACGTGCATATTAATCTTCTTTGACGAAAGAATGTAGCAATCCGATGGAATGTTCCCCACTAAAATGTCATGCAATTCATTTGTAATCCCAAGATGTTTTTCATAATAACAAAACAGTCTCACCAGGTTTTTTTCCACATGCTGTGGCTGCATCCACTTCCTGAGGTTGTCAATGGCATGAAGAGCCTCATTTTTTATCGGAATCAACTCTGACACAATCGTCTCAAATCGTGGCTGGTTCAAGATGGGAGattacaaaatttaaaaaatcagctctcacttaaaaaaataaataaataataaaaatccatCCACTCACCTTGTGAAGATCCCTTCCAAGAGCGTCCACAAAATCACACTCGTGTTCCTCCAGCATTCGCAACAAAGCTTCCAACTGGGCCAGCCTGAAGTTCTCCTTGATGCTGCGCTTGGCTTGGAATGACACCCGGGCTCTCTTAAGCAGATCCTCGCACTGCGGAGGGTACGTCTTCAAGCACGGCTCGCCTAACCTGGTCCTTCAACATCCAAAAGCCAATTATTACCTCAACATCAAAGTCAACCTTCAAACCAAAGTGATCCAACTCTACCTTCTGCACGTTAAACGGCCATTCCTTTGGCATGCAGAGCAAGCCTTTCCTTTTGCACTCATGTCTACTCTACTAAGATCTCCCGTACTAGACTTCTTCATTGTAACTGGTGAGATTGAGAAGCAAAATCCCTACTAGCAGGGAGGCATAGTGAAAATCCTAAAGCCCTCCAGCTAGTCAGGTGATGCGTTCTACCAAGAAAAGCTCGGCCATAGTTGACATCACATGTATCTTACTCACTCACTACTGAGGAATAAAACCTTTAACTCACCTTCGTAGAGATTTGAACCAGTTGGCAGGTGAAGGACTCGGCAGGTTGTTCATGCTTTTGCCGTTCTAAGATGTGTGGGCCATGATAGGACTGGAGGAGGTTCTGTACATTCACAGCATAATCCACATTATTCAAGAAATGTGTGCTTCTTGGGCGTCTTTCCCAATCGGACTGcggcctgtttttattttttttgtctttgcatGGGGTGTTGCTCTCTCACACAGCAGCTGCTTGCAATCCGACATAATTGATAGGGGTCAAAAATACCTGGTGACCTTTGGAGCAAATAGTTTATATAATACCGGTGCATGATTTAACAAGAAAACATATCTTACATACATGGACAAATTTTACACAAGATTCGCTCTTTGTACACATTCCATAGTGCAGTCATCTCGAAAGACGCTTTTAAGACAATTTGACTCTCACATGAAGGGGGTACAATGTCTCTGGGCGTGTATTTGCATTTAAAGTGGGTTagatgtggggtttttttttgttgttgttgacatcatttttttagtctcttgtaaaaacaaactgcgcttctgtattttattttgcatgccTGGTTATAATTAGGAAATGCTAGTCCACTTTGAAAGGAACACGACATTTTTTTGTCAACCAGCTCTACACAATAATATTTTGTAAGGTAGGGAAAGGAATTATATTTGGTAGCAGATGCCACCAAATTTAGTCAGATAAAATACTGAATAATAAGACATTTACATAaatatgaaagaaaaatattttaggacttcaaaacatgaataaaaacaatcattttcTGAGGTTATCGACTTAACCTCAGAAAATGATTGTCCTTACATTAGATTCAATTGCATAGAACAGgttgacaaaaaaaaccatAAAGCCATTATTCCATTACTCACACAAAAAAAGGCAATCGTATCTTTTGGGTATATTGGTTGGTCACTGGGGTGGTATCTCAAAGGTAATGTTTTTGAGAACATCCCCTTTAGGAACCTAGTCAAATTATTAAAACTAGGTACAGTAAGTCTACATACAACTTTCAAATGCCAGGTTTGtgtgatttaaataaaaataaaaaaataaaaaggtataTAATTTCAAAACTGAATTACTGAATTAGCTATTTTTAGATTTGAAGTCAAATTAAACAGTTGAGATATTGTGGTTGCACAAGCGTGTACAGGCACACCCTCTTAGAATTAGGATGTGGCTATGTTCAGAATTAACCAATAACGCTTATACTCATGCGGGGTCAGCACAAGCCTGACACTATTTAATTTATACAATTTCCAAGCCACCCCCCAATTAAATTATAGGTTACCTTATGgtgaaagcatttttttttaattattaatctTGATCTccaaaacctggcatttgaacacgTCCGGGCATATTTATTATACCCACTGCAAATTGGGGTAAATCTAATTTTGTGTCACAGAAATTAACTCTTGTGAACCAAGTTAAATCCAAACTGTGTTATTTTCACTCAAGCTGCTGGTTATTAAAAGTTCACCTGTATGGTAGTAGGTAATgacaatgttttttctttttgcataatCACAGATTTGGTTGAGATGTTATGCTTACTTTTCGGACCTTCCTTTGAAAGCTGCATTACTATTTCTGTTAAGTCCTTGACTAAAATGACACTTAGCCCTAAAATTTACCCAACAGCAGAACAACTTCCATGACATTACCACCCAGAGGAACATCAAGCCACTTAGGCCGATGATCCAGTCCATGACATCACGTTGAGAGGCTTGTTAGAACCGATAATTCTTCGCAAGATGGCTTAGAAAGTCCATGGAGAGCCTCGTCAAAGCCTCAAGACTATGTTGTAGTCGTTATAGTAGTATTACAGTGGTTGGGTTTCAGAGAATAAGCCCAGTCCTTGTTTCTATGGCTTGTTTCCAACATACATTATTGGTTTCACTTGTAATCGGTAAATAGGTCAAGTTGATAGCGAGGGAAAGATGGCGATACATGAGGCACTCGGTTATTTAAAAGGTGTAGTGAGCAACGTTACGGTCTTCGAGCATGAAATACAAAACCGCAGTTCATTTGAGACGTGACAAGACATTTCCAGGCCTTTTTTTTTCGTGGGTAAAAGTTGCAAAAGCAGACATCACttctgtatttatatatatataaaaaaaaaagatagcctGTGCCTTTAAGAGAAAGGAAGTTAAATGAGATCAACACAGGACGGGGAAGCCCTCCGTTGTGGAGGCTGAAGACAAATTGCATTTATCAAGGCAAAAACTCATTAGAGCTCATTTGATACCCTCTCAAAGATGCTTGGATACCAAAGTTCAAAATTGTAAGTGTATTACCGATGCATCACGTTGTTTTCATGCATCGAATGCCTTGCATTGCATCTGTATTGCTTTCCAGTTCTCAAATGGTGAGAGTGTTCAAGCTAAAAAATAGCATGTTAAGCCTGAGAAACCGAGATCAAGTAACTCTAAAAATGATTTGATGGAATTAAGTACGAAATAGGACCTTAGATTTTGAGATTTGCATGGCAAGGGGAAATGCAGAATTAGATTGTGCTGCAAAATCAGCATCCCCCTGTAGCTGGATGGGAGTTAAATAGTAATCCTGCAAGTTTGTTGCCCTTCACGACTCCTCTACTTTTGTGGGAGATTTCCTCAGACGTGACAGGCGACCACGTAGCTAAACTGTTTTGCTTGGTTCAGGCAGCCTCATCCTGTGCACATTTGTCCTTTTGCAACACTTGTGCGTTACGAAAGCTCAAAGCCGGTGTTCATACTGATGGCGTAGCGTAGCTTGTCACGCAAGATGCTCTTCTTGCTGTAGTTGGGCAGTTTGAGCAGGTTGAAGCATGTGGAGGATGTGGGCAGTCTACCACCAGGCTCCTTTTTACGGATTGTGAAGAAGCCTCGGAGCACGCTGCCAAGGGTGTCCCCCGTGTCCTGGCCacagaaa
This genomic window contains:
- the aldh3b2 gene encoding aldehyde dehydrogenase family 3 member B1; this translates as MNNLPSPSPANWFKSLRRTRLGEPCLKTYPPQCEDLLKRARVSFQAKRSIKENFRLAQLEALLRMLEEHECDFVDALGRDLHKPRFETIVSELIPIKNEALHAIDNLRKWMQPQHVEKNLSTSLDECLVVNEPLGVVFIMGTWCSPVQMCLVPLVGSIAAGNCAIISPSVCTAHTAALLHRLIPSYLDNECFHVILVGTNDLADIVELKFDHIFFSGTREEGIRISQAAAQCLTPVTLVLGGKNPCYVDQHCDVTIAAQRIAWARFHNSGQSLVAPDYILCHSEVKNRLVQALKCCLMRFYGPDARESSSFCRMVNLDIFNRTKDLLWRSGKVASGGQVTEAEKYIAPTILIEVDESDPIMQQDIFGPVLPILSVNNVDETIAFINKREKPLCVYVYSNNSKEITRVMTETSSGSFCSNDSILQSLMVTIPFGGVGASGFGSFHGRYSFDTFSHRKSCLLRSTRLECVTSLRYPPYDDRNLSLITWGSSLSWKSQGWCQIL